A genomic region of Paramormyrops kingsleyae isolate MSU_618 chromosome 19, PKINGS_0.4, whole genome shotgun sequence contains the following coding sequences:
- the mapre3b gene encoding microtubule-associated protein RP/EB family member 3b isoform X2: MHSPGRASAPVGCGAAAAGLRRGASSGTRLGMAVNVYSTSVTIENLSRHDMLAWVNDSLHLTYTKVEQLCSGAAYCQFMDMLFPGCVLLKRVKFQARLEHEFIHNFKVLQTAFKKMNVDKVIPVEKLVKGKFQDNFEFLQWFKKFFDANYDGKEYDPVLARQGQDVAPPSNPGEHKPRVSYKPKKASGASVPHRTSPTVPKTMPGPQRALNNTSSLGTRKNTATARNGGSESEAQIAELNQQLMDLKLTVNGLEKERDFYFSKLRDIELICQENDSENNPILGRITEILYATEVSTAATL; the protein is encoded by the exons ATGCACTCTCCTGGACGCGCGTCGGCGCCGGTCGGGTGTGGAGCGGCGGCTGCTGGACTGAGACGGGGGGCCTCTTCTGGGACGCG CTTGGGCATGGCTGTGAATGTGTATTCAACGTCGGTGACAATAGAGAACCTCAGTCGACATGACATGCTGGCATGGGTCAACGACTCCCTGCACCTCACCTACACAAAGGTGGAACAGCTGTGTTCAG GAGCCGCTTACTGCCAGTTTATGGATATGCTGTTTCCTGGCTGTGTTCTTCTTAAGAGGGTCAAGTTCCAAGCCAGGCTAGAGCACGAATTTATCCACAACTTCAAAGTCCTTCAGACAGCCTTCAAGAAAATGAATGTTGACAAA GTCATTCCTGTAGAAAAGTTAGTGAAGGGCAAGTTCCAGGACAATTTTGAATTTCTGCAGTGGTTCAAGAAGTTCTTCGATGCAAATTATGATGGGAAAGAGTACGACCCCGTGCTGGCCAGACAGGGCCAGGATGTGGCCCCACCCTCCAATCCAGGTGAACACAAACCCAGGGTTTCCTACAAACCCAAGAAAGCTAGTGGCGCCTCAG TGCCACACAGGACGTCCCCCACAGTGCCTAAAACGATGCCCGGCCCCCAACGGGCCCTCAACAACACTTCATCCCTTGGCACGAGGAAGAACACAGCCACGGCACGTAACGGTGGCAGTGAGTCCGAAGCCCAGATTGCAGAGCTCAATCAGCAG CTAATGGACCTCAAACTGACAGTGAATGGACTGGAGAAGGAGAGGGATTTCTACTTCAGCAAACTCCGTGACATCGAGCTCATCTGCCAGGAGAATGATAGCGAAAATAATCCCATCCTGGGCAGGATTACCGAAATCCTCTATGCAACTGAG GTCTCTACAGCCGCCACACTCTGA
- the mapre3b gene encoding microtubule-associated protein RP/EB family member 3b isoform X1 has translation MHSPGRASAPVGCGAAAAGLRRGASSGTRLGMAVNVYSTSVTIENLSRHDMLAWVNDSLHLTYTKVEQLCSGAAYCQFMDMLFPGCVLLKRVKFQARLEHEFIHNFKVLQTAFKKMNVDKVIPVEKLVKGKFQDNFEFLQWFKKFFDANYDGKEYDPVLARQGQDVAPPSNPGEHKPRVSYKPKKASGASVPHRTSPTVPKTMPGPQRALNNTSSLGTRKNTATARNGGSESEAQIAELNQQLMDLKLTVNGLEKERDFYFSKLRDIELICQENDSENNPILGRITEILYATEDGFVVPEDEDIDEQSHEDHNEY, from the exons ATGCACTCTCCTGGACGCGCGTCGGCGCCGGTCGGGTGTGGAGCGGCGGCTGCTGGACTGAGACGGGGGGCCTCTTCTGGGACGCG CTTGGGCATGGCTGTGAATGTGTATTCAACGTCGGTGACAATAGAGAACCTCAGTCGACATGACATGCTGGCATGGGTCAACGACTCCCTGCACCTCACCTACACAAAGGTGGAACAGCTGTGTTCAG GAGCCGCTTACTGCCAGTTTATGGATATGCTGTTTCCTGGCTGTGTTCTTCTTAAGAGGGTCAAGTTCCAAGCCAGGCTAGAGCACGAATTTATCCACAACTTCAAAGTCCTTCAGACAGCCTTCAAGAAAATGAATGTTGACAAA GTCATTCCTGTAGAAAAGTTAGTGAAGGGCAAGTTCCAGGACAATTTTGAATTTCTGCAGTGGTTCAAGAAGTTCTTCGATGCAAATTATGATGGGAAAGAGTACGACCCCGTGCTGGCCAGACAGGGCCAGGATGTGGCCCCACCCTCCAATCCAGGTGAACACAAACCCAGGGTTTCCTACAAACCCAAGAAAGCTAGTGGCGCCTCAG TGCCACACAGGACGTCCCCCACAGTGCCTAAAACGATGCCCGGCCCCCAACGGGCCCTCAACAACACTTCATCCCTTGGCACGAGGAAGAACACAGCCACGGCACGTAACGGTGGCAGTGAGTCCGAAGCCCAGATTGCAGAGCTCAATCAGCAG CTAATGGACCTCAAACTGACAGTGAATGGACTGGAGAAGGAGAGGGATTTCTACTTCAGCAAACTCCGTGACATCGAGCTCATCTGCCAGGAGAATGATAGCGAAAATAATCCCATCCTGGGCAGGATTACCGAAATCCTCTATGCAACTGAG GATGGCTTTGTTGTACCTGAAGATGAGGACATTGATGAACAGTCACACGAGGACCATAATGAATACTAA
- the mapre3b gene encoding microtubule-associated protein RP/EB family member 3b isoform X4 — MAVNVYSTSVTIENLSRHDMLAWVNDSLHLTYTKVEQLCSGAAYCQFMDMLFPGCVLLKRVKFQARLEHEFIHNFKVLQTAFKKMNVDKVIPVEKLVKGKFQDNFEFLQWFKKFFDANYDGKEYDPVLARQGQDVAPPSNPGEHKPRVSYKPKKASGASVPHRTSPTVPKTMPGPQRALNNTSSLGTRKNTATARNGGSESEAQIAELNQQLMDLKLTVNGLEKERDFYFSKLRDIELICQENDSENNPILGRITEILYATEDGFVVPEDEDIDEQSHEDHNEY, encoded by the exons ATGGCTGTGAATGTGTATTCAACGTCGGTGACAATAGAGAACCTCAGTCGACATGACATGCTGGCATGGGTCAACGACTCCCTGCACCTCACCTACACAAAGGTGGAACAGCTGTGTTCAG GAGCCGCTTACTGCCAGTTTATGGATATGCTGTTTCCTGGCTGTGTTCTTCTTAAGAGGGTCAAGTTCCAAGCCAGGCTAGAGCACGAATTTATCCACAACTTCAAAGTCCTTCAGACAGCCTTCAAGAAAATGAATGTTGACAAA GTCATTCCTGTAGAAAAGTTAGTGAAGGGCAAGTTCCAGGACAATTTTGAATTTCTGCAGTGGTTCAAGAAGTTCTTCGATGCAAATTATGATGGGAAAGAGTACGACCCCGTGCTGGCCAGACAGGGCCAGGATGTGGCCCCACCCTCCAATCCAGGTGAACACAAACCCAGGGTTTCCTACAAACCCAAGAAAGCTAGTGGCGCCTCAG TGCCACACAGGACGTCCCCCACAGTGCCTAAAACGATGCCCGGCCCCCAACGGGCCCTCAACAACACTTCATCCCTTGGCACGAGGAAGAACACAGCCACGGCACGTAACGGTGGCAGTGAGTCCGAAGCCCAGATTGCAGAGCTCAATCAGCAG CTAATGGACCTCAAACTGACAGTGAATGGACTGGAGAAGGAGAGGGATTTCTACTTCAGCAAACTCCGTGACATCGAGCTCATCTGCCAGGAGAATGATAGCGAAAATAATCCCATCCTGGGCAGGATTACCGAAATCCTCTATGCAACTGAG GATGGCTTTGTTGTACCTGAAGATGAGGACATTGATGAACAGTCACACGAGGACCATAATGAATACTAA
- the mapre3b gene encoding microtubule-associated protein RP/EB family member 3b isoform X3, with product MHSPGRASAPVGCGAAAAGLRRGASSGTRLGMAVNVYSTSVTIENLSRHDMLAWVNDSLHLTYTKVEQLCSGAAYCQFMDMLFPGCVLLKRVKFQARLEHEFIHNFKVLQTAFKKMNVDKVIPVEKLVKGKFQDNFEFLQWFKKFFDANYDGKEYDPVLARQGQDVAPPSNPVPHRTSPTVPKTMPGPQRALNNTSSLGTRKNTATARNGGSESEAQIAELNQQLMDLKLTVNGLEKERDFYFSKLRDIELICQENDSENNPILGRITEILYATEDGFVVPEDEDIDEQSHEDHNEY from the exons ATGCACTCTCCTGGACGCGCGTCGGCGCCGGTCGGGTGTGGAGCGGCGGCTGCTGGACTGAGACGGGGGGCCTCTTCTGGGACGCG CTTGGGCATGGCTGTGAATGTGTATTCAACGTCGGTGACAATAGAGAACCTCAGTCGACATGACATGCTGGCATGGGTCAACGACTCCCTGCACCTCACCTACACAAAGGTGGAACAGCTGTGTTCAG GAGCCGCTTACTGCCAGTTTATGGATATGCTGTTTCCTGGCTGTGTTCTTCTTAAGAGGGTCAAGTTCCAAGCCAGGCTAGAGCACGAATTTATCCACAACTTCAAAGTCCTTCAGACAGCCTTCAAGAAAATGAATGTTGACAAA GTCATTCCTGTAGAAAAGTTAGTGAAGGGCAAGTTCCAGGACAATTTTGAATTTCTGCAGTGGTTCAAGAAGTTCTTCGATGCAAATTATGATGGGAAAGAGTACGACCCCGTGCTGGCCAGACAGGGCCAGGATGTGGCCCCACCCTCCAATCCAG TGCCACACAGGACGTCCCCCACAGTGCCTAAAACGATGCCCGGCCCCCAACGGGCCCTCAACAACACTTCATCCCTTGGCACGAGGAAGAACACAGCCACGGCACGTAACGGTGGCAGTGAGTCCGAAGCCCAGATTGCAGAGCTCAATCAGCAG CTAATGGACCTCAAACTGACAGTGAATGGACTGGAGAAGGAGAGGGATTTCTACTTCAGCAAACTCCGTGACATCGAGCTCATCTGCCAGGAGAATGATAGCGAAAATAATCCCATCCTGGGCAGGATTACCGAAATCCTCTATGCAACTGAG GATGGCTTTGTTGTACCTGAAGATGAGGACATTGATGAACAGTCACACGAGGACCATAATGAATACTAA